A single genomic interval of Bacteroidota bacterium harbors:
- a CDS encoding T9SS type A sorting domain-containing protein codes for MFLARFNDDGLCLGADHFGEANGLCVVSDNSDGLVSIGKFNDTVTLNGIVLNSVGAVADVFIAKHSALTEIHETTERRNNSLLIYANPNQGICNIQVPEEFRGEKSLTLKVYGQNGALLKIISIDPGNDDVDLTIENEAKGIYTAILSNGKKQFTGKIIFE; via the coding sequence ATGTTTCTTGCCAGATTTAATGATGATGGATTGTGTTTGGGAGCTGACCATTTTGGTGAGGCAAATGGTTTATGTGTTGTAAGTGATAATTCGGATGGACTTGTGAGTATTGGCAAGTTTAATGACACAGTTACATTAAATGGAATTGTGTTAAATTCTGTGGGAGCTGTAGCTGACGTATTTATAGCTAAACATAGTGCTCTAACTGAAATTCACGAGACCACGGAACGCCGTAACAATTCATTATTAATTTATGCAAACCCAAATCAGGGGATTTGCAATATTCAGGTTCCTGAAGAGTTTCGTGGAGAAAAATCTCTGACCTTGAAAGTATATGGACAAAATGGAGCGCTGTTGAAAATTATTTCTATTGATCCGGGAAATGATGATGTTGATCTAACAATAGAAAACGAAGCAAAAGGAATTTATACTGCAATATTGAGCAACGGTAAAAAACAATTTACTGGAAAAATAATTTTCGAATGA
- a CDS encoding T9SS type A sorting domain-containing protein, producing the protein MKNCIVLFFTVCLYCSGAIAQPYHVGHRTISFTDPNRSRAIQTEVYYPADTDGDNVTITQLNTDKFPLVIFGHGFVMTWDAYTTLWNALVAEGYIVAFPITETGFSPQHAELGKDLAFLVDALQGEGQNSGSAFFNRVDSTSCVMGHSMGGGASFLAVQYNTHITALANLAAAETNPSAIQAASGITLPALMFAGENDCVTPIAGNQLPMYDSLHSTCKSLITIHGGSHCQMADANVLCSIGESSCTPAPAISRASQQATINRLLIPWLNFQLKGNCPEGLRFDSLVTNDTAVSVLRNCQLCTSSFVNEPETEFVLSYSPNPVTEDLQVNFGKMDFSELKWSVSDVLGKEINYEAYRNANGYRLRFPSLQSGIYLVKVQSKFNQSVFKIIKQ; encoded by the coding sequence ATGAAAAATTGTATTGTCCTGTTTTTTACTGTCTGTTTGTACTGCTCCGGCGCGATTGCCCAGCCTTATCATGTAGGACATCGTACGATCAGCTTTACGGATCCGAACAGAAGCAGGGCGATCCAGACGGAAGTTTATTATCCAGCGGATACAGATGGTGACAATGTAACAATCACCCAGCTGAATACCGATAAATTTCCACTTGTAATTTTTGGTCATGGTTTTGTGATGACCTGGGACGCATATACCACACTCTGGAATGCTCTTGTGGCGGAAGGATACATTGTTGCATTTCCGATTACCGAAACCGGTTTTTCACCCCAGCATGCGGAGCTGGGAAAAGATCTTGCATTTCTTGTGGATGCATTGCAGGGAGAAGGACAAAATTCAGGCTCCGCGTTTTTTAACCGAGTGGATTCAACATCCTGTGTGATGGGACATTCCATGGGTGGAGGCGCAAGTTTTCTGGCAGTGCAATACAATACGCACATCACAGCACTGGCGAATCTTGCCGCCGCGGAAACCAATCCATCCGCTATTCAGGCTGCTTCCGGAATTACTCTTCCCGCTCTTATGTTCGCGGGAGAAAATGATTGTGTAACGCCAATTGCCGGCAATCAATTACCGATGTATGATTCCCTGCACAGTACCTGTAAATCGCTGATCACCATTCATGGAGGAAGTCATTGCCAGATGGCGGACGCGAATGTTTTGTGTTCCATAGGCGAAAGCTCCTGTACACCGGCTCCTGCTATTTCCAGAGCCAGTCAACAGGCGACAATCAACAGATTGCTAATCCCCTGGCTGAATTTTCAGCTCAAAGGAAATTGTCCGGAAGGTTTGCGTTTTGATTCACTGGTGACGAATGATACTGCTGTTTCTGTACTCAGGAATTGTCAGCTGTGTACAAGCTCTTTCGTTAACGAACCGGAAACAGAATTTGTCCTCAGCTATTCGCCCAATCCTGTTACAGAAGATCTGCAGGTGAATTTCGGAAAAATGGATTTTTCGGAATTGAAATGGAGTGTGAGTGATGTACTTGGTAAGGAGATAAATTACGAAGCATACCGTAACGCAAATGGATACAGACTACGTTTTCCTTCGCTCCAGTCAGGCATTTACCTCGTGAAAGTGCAATCGAAATTTAATCAATCTGTTTTTAAAATTATTAAACAATAG